A window from Pseudomonas sp. Tri1 encodes these proteins:
- the grxD gene encoding Grx4 family monothiol glutaredoxin: MDIIETIKDQIANNTILLYMKGSPNAPQCGFSAKAAQAVMACGEKFAYVDILQNPEIRANLPKYANWPTFPQLWVGGELVGGSDIMTEMAADGSLQATIKEAVEKAAANKTEA; this comes from the coding sequence ATGGATATCATCGAAACGATTAAAGACCAGATTGCCAACAACACCATCCTGCTTTACATGAAAGGCTCGCCGAACGCGCCACAGTGCGGTTTCTCGGCCAAGGCTGCTCAGGCTGTGATGGCGTGTGGCGAGAAGTTTGCCTACGTGGACATCCTGCAGAACCCGGAAATCCGCGCCAACCTGCCCAAGTACGCCAACTGGCCAACGTTCCCACAGCTGTGGGTGGGTGGTGAGCTGGTCGGTGGTAGCGACATCATGACCGAGATGGCCGCTGACGGCTCTCTGCAGGCCACGATCAAGGAAGCGGTAGAAAAAGCTGCGGCGAACAAGACTGAAGCCTGA